GGAAACGAGTGATGTGATTCGCCTGATGACGATTCACCAGTCGAAAGGGCTCGAATTTCCGGTTGTGATTGTGGCGGATCTGGATCGGAAATCTCAAGGTGCCTCGAAAGATCCCTTTTTGCATCCCGATTGGGGGGCTTTACTGCCTTTACCTGCAGTGCGGGGGACCGTGCCGGAAAATTATGCCTTCAAAATGCACCGTGTGCTGGAACAGCGGGCCGACGAAGAGGAAACCGTGCGGCTGCTCTACGTCGCGGTCACACGTGCTGCCGACTATCTGATTCTTTCGGCAGGCTTGCCTTACAACCAGACATTTCAGTCGCCGTGGATGAAACTATTGGCACGTCATTTCGAATTGTCCACCGGGACGCCTGCCATTGATCCTTACCTGGGGCAACTTTCACTGGGCGCGATTCCCGCCGATCAGATTCCCGAGATCCGCGTGCATCATCAGAAGCCAACGCCTGTCACAAAGGCTGCGAAGAAACAGAAAGCATTGAAGCCGAGCCAGTTTTTTGAAGCGCTGGAGCAAGGGACGCCGGAAGAATATCCAATGTCATTCGGAACAATTCCGCCTCAACGCGAAGAACGGACGCATGTCAGTGTCTCTTCGCTGGAAGTCATCGACGCAGAATTGCAACAGTTCCCAATTCATTTTCAGGAGCCGTTTACAGGAGGAGCGTCTTTGACGGCCGAAGAAGCGACTCTACTAGGGACATTGACGCATGAAGTCATCGAACGTCTGGATCCAAATCGGCCTGAAGCGGCATCCCGGACTGTGGAATCAGTCCTGTTTGAGGAACCTCAACAGATTCAGGAAAAACTACGGCCTTTGATCACTCAGCATATATCTGCCTGGTATGAATCCAAATTGTGTCAGATGCTGCAATCAGCGCGGGTGCATTATCGAGAGCTCGATTTTCTGTTGCGCTGGCCTGATCCGAATGCGGGAGCTGGCAGTGATTCGATTACGGTTACGGGGACGATTGACGCGGTTTTGCAGACAGCAGAAGGGCGTTGGGTACTATTGGATTACAAAACTGGTCCCCGCCTGGCGCAAATGACAGAAGAACAGCTGATTGAAGAGTATGAATTTCAGTTGGGAGTCTATACACTGGCGGTAGAGCAACTCATTGGAGGCCGACCCGATTCGATTGGTCTGGTTATGGTGCATGATACCGTCCGTTTTGTGGAATTCGATTTGAATCCGACGCGACTTGATGAGATTGCCGGGAGGTTGTCCCAGGCCGTTTCCCAATTGAATCAACCTATGCCAGCGACAGAAAGTCGTTAACCAGTTCCATGTCCAGTGAGTCACATTCCGAGCTAGATTGCTTTCGTCAGCTGCACAACGCTCCTGAAATTTTTGAACTGATCCAACAGCATTCCGGGTCCGAATTCCAGCTACAGAAACAGTTGCGAGAAACCTATTCTCAGGATCTGGTGCGGGCGGCGTTAACGTTATCCGAACTGCGGATACGAGGTCGGGCCAAGTTTTCTAAAGCAGACCAGATGTGGTTTGATCGTAAAAGCCTGGAACAGGCGACTCCCGAACTGGTTTCACAGCATAAAGCGGCGCGCTTTTCCGGAACGGTTTACGATTTTTGTTGTGGCATGGGAGGCGATCTGATCGCCCTGGCAAAACACGCGCGTGTGACGGGCGTGGATCAGGAACCAGTGTTGTGCCAGTTTGCACAATGGAATAGTGAAGTCTACGGCGTGGCGGATTCGGTGAGCGTGTTGAATTCGCGCCTGGAAGAGATTCGAGATCGCGAAGGGCGCTTGCACATCGACCCAGATCGGCGGCCTCATTCCGGAGGAAAAGTGATCCGGATTGAAGACTATCTGCCGGGGTTGGATACCTTGCTGGAGTTAATCGAACAATTTCAAGGCGGTGCGATCAAACTCAGTCCCGCCAGTAATTTTGCCGGAAAGTTTCCCGGCACCGAGGCGGAACTGATCAGTCTGAACGGCGAATGCAAAGAAGCGACGATCTGGTTTGGTGATCTGGCAGGGGACCAGGAATATCGGGCGACAGCTATTTCCAAAACAGGCGAAGTTGACAGTATTGCCGGTCATCCAATGGATGCCTTTGTGGATATCACGGCGCCGGGGGCTTATGTTTATGATCCCGATCCGGCGGTGGTCCGTTCCGGTTTACTCGATGTGGCGGCAGATCAGTATGGAGTGAGTCGTCTGGACCCTGAAGAAGAATATCTGACCTCCGCCGAAGCAGTCGAGTCTCCTTTTTTCAGACGGTTTCGAATTTTGGACGAGTTGCCAAACAATGACCGGGATCTGAAAAAGTATTTCAGGTCCGCTGATTTTGGGCAGCTGGAAATCAAATGTCGGCGGATTCCGGTATCGATTGAAACGCTGCGTCGCAAGCTGTCTTTGAAAGGAGAGGCAGCGGGGGTTTTGATCATTGCCCGGTTGCAGGGTAAATCACGGGCACTGATTTGCGAACGCGAATCGTTCAATAGACCGCATTGATGGCAGGAAACATGGCGCA
This genomic interval from Gimesia alba contains the following:
- a CDS encoding class I SAM-dependent methyltransferase, with the translated sequence MSSESHSELDCFRQLHNAPEIFELIQQHSGSEFQLQKQLRETYSQDLVRAALTLSELRIRGRAKFSKADQMWFDRKSLEQATPELVSQHKAARFSGTVYDFCCGMGGDLIALAKHARVTGVDQEPVLCQFAQWNSEVYGVADSVSVLNSRLEEIRDREGRLHIDPDRRPHSGGKVIRIEDYLPGLDTLLELIEQFQGGAIKLSPASNFAGKFPGTEAELISLNGECKEATIWFGDLAGDQEYRATAISKTGEVDSIAGHPMDAFVDITAPGAYVYDPDPAVVRSGLLDVAADQYGVSRLDPEEEYLTSAEAVESPFFRRFRILDELPNNDRDLKKYFRSADFGQLEIKCRRIPVSIETLRRKLSLKGEAAGVLIIARLQGKSRALICERESFNRPH